The DNA segment TCATCCTCCCTAGCGGTGAGATCAACTGGAACTGCCCCTGTCTGGGCGGGATGGCCAGCGGTCCCTGCGGGACGGAGTTCAAGGATGCCTTCTCCTGCTTCCACTACAGCAAGGAGGAAATCAAAGGCTCGGACTGCATGGAGCAGTTCACAGCCATGCAGCAGTGCCTGCAGCTCTACCCCGAGCTGTACCCTCAAGAAGACGAAGCAGCATCCAAACAAAGCTCCAAagactctgctgctgctgaggaggACGAAGGGCCTTCGGGTTTAAACTCAACACCTGCCCTCGAGCAGGACTCTGATACCTCAAACCCCAACACAGACGGCTCAGCTGGGAGCTAATAGATccagtatgtgtgtgtatgtatgtgagCCACTAA comes from the Oryzias melastigma strain HK-1 unplaced genomic scaffold, ASM292280v2 sc01239, whole genome shotgun sequence genome and includes:
- the LOC112140395 gene encoding mitochondrial intermembrane space import and assembly protein 40-B (The sequence of the model RefSeq protein was modified relative to this genomic sequence to represent the inferred CDS: added 22 bases not found in genome assembly) translates to MSSARQEGKDKIIFVTKEDHEAPSNAELVEEDPNDPYEEQGLILPSGEINWNCPCLGGMASGPCGTEFKDAFSCFHYSKEEIKGSDCMEQFTAMQQCLQLYPELYPQEDEAASKQSSKDSAAAEEDEGPSGLNSTPALEQDSDTSNPNTDGSAGS